From Vanrija pseudolonga chromosome 1, complete sequence, a single genomic window includes:
- the rfc3 gene encoding Replication factor C subunit 3 → MAEPMDVDEPVAVAAPPKPVNAFGALMAGAKANKGKEKAAEVVDDREGLPWVEKYRPITLDEVVSHHDITATIEKFIEAGRLPHLLFYGPPGTGKTSTVIALARRLYGKDYKKHMLELNASDDRGIDVVRDQIKSFAATKVLFSKGFKLIVLDEADMMTQAAQGALRRVIEQHTKNVRFAILCNYVNKITPAIQSRCTRFRFSPLPEAEVAKKVDVVVEKEGVNLTPDGRAALLKLSRGDMRRALNVLQACHAAYDIVDENAVYNCTGNPHPADIQRVVESMMSDEFGTAYNLITALKTDKGLALQDLIAGAYDFLETVDLPTNARVYLLDHLGQTEHRLSLGGSEKMQLTALLGAFKIAVELSQKKA, encoded by the exons ATGGCAGAACCaatggacgtcgacgagccagtcgccgtcgccgccccaccAAAGCCCGTCAACGCCTTTGGCGCGCTCAtggccggcgccaaggccaacaaggggaaggagaaggccgccgaggtggtcgacgaccgcgaggGCCTGCCATG GGTGGAGAAGTACCGCCCCATCACgcttgacgaggtcgtctCGCACCACGACATCACAGCGACGA tcGAGAAGTTCATCGAGGCGGGACGGCTGCCGCACCTCCTCTTCTACGGGCCTCCAG GCACGGGTAAAACGTCCACTGtcatcgcgctcgcccgccgcctgtATGGCAAAGACTACAAGAAGCACATGCTCGAGCTGAACGCGTCCGACGACCGCGGCATCGACGTGGTGCGCGACCAGATCAAGTCGTTTGCCGCGACCAAGGTCTTGTTCTC TAAAGGCTTCAAgctcatcgtcctcgacgaggcggacatGATGACACAGGCCGCGCAaggcgcgctgcgccgagtCATCGAGCAGCACACGAAGAACGTCCGCTTCGCCATCCTGTGCAACTATGTCAACAAGATTACGCCGGCCATCCAGTCGCGGTGTACGCGTTTCCgcttctcgcccttgccagaggccgaggtggcgaagaaggtcgacgtggtcgtggagaaggaggg cgTCAACCTCACCCCCGACGGCCGCGCAGCGCTCCTCAAGCTCTCGCGCGGCGAcatgcgccgcgcgctcaacGTCCTCCAGGCATGTCACGCCGCATACGACATCGTCGACGAGAACGCAGTGTACAACTGCACGGGCAAcccgcaccccgccgacATTCAGCGCGTGGTCGAGAGCATGATGTCGGACGAGTTCGGCACGGCGTACAACCTCATCACGGCGCTCAAGACGGACAAGGGGTTGGCCCTGCAGGACCTCATTGCGGGAGCTTACGACTTTCTCGAGACGGTCGACCTGCCTACCAATGCGAGGGTgtacctcctcgaccacctcggccagACTGA acaCCGCCTGTCGCTTGGCGGCTCTGAAAAGATGCAGCTGACTGCCCTCCTTGGTGCATTCAAgatcgccgtcgagctctCGCAGAAGAAGGCATGA
- the ATG9 gene encoding Autophagy-related protein 9, protein MPSPPPQGANSLLNLLNPYASVAQSSYPRRGDGEDAPPDSPSAVLLRELQLNSDSEERARSPALSPTPTPRRPVHVIATPSSSEDEGPPRSLVFGEPARDKGKRRSGSGGRTPKSREPDSQRVLAPPTRPWDAAPSHSPGPFRRRPSSASSSTRSRQSSRQRPESADDSLATPSTESPSPSGAPTVSSSTSGDEAPLRSARTPPLVRASPPTRSPAKAPEAEVAGYAVPTTGARRTKGRGQHKYHEVSTAEDGRRGAGADGPSKKAGLSDYNKALWGWVNVVNLDVFLQEVYAYYKGKGFWAILLARVLNLMTTGFVISFAAFLFTCIEWKKLFGWTSHNGEVGRLDDVLVDHCLRNAPFANVVLIILMGSFWTFQLVGFIRSLPRLFDLWRFYTYLLGVPDADIQTLPWPEIVRLIGLIKKDNPLQSLSNGQANALANMAVDTPPSVNAVLDAHDIANRILRRENYLIALFNKDLLDLRVRIPLPQAILGWLPPSFVIGQAYEGIPMTNAGEGQRFLTFGGSSLTKALEWNLRYCLMGFLFHPNGHVRSEVVRGKDRQELIEKLKVRLYFMGFLNLVFAPFIVLYLVVYSFFRYFEEYRNNPSSIGGRQYTPYAEWKFREFNELPHLFERRVDQSYVFAKEYIDQFPKERTALIMRFVAFVAGSFAAVLLFCSLLDPDLFLHFEVTPHRTVLFYLGIFTVVLTVSRSMVPEERFVFDPEQAMLDVVRFTHYLPNEWKGNLHSQKVHVEFGKLFQLKVMIFVRELASVILTPFILWFSLPDCSAAILDFFREFSIHVDGMGYVCSFAVFDFHRNGNLGPEGAATAAGPASESTVQAQRRRSRPGAKRIASTPAYLPNDNSKMEQSILHFKATHPDWVPSDPSASVRLDRIVGANPGVGHSPVRHARHLAGSMYAGGRGLGLGLHLKQQQNAAASQISSPGIDESRQAPGARWFAHSGGASHLATMREAMAEGDDDEEDDGEAEAMGWHRRVDDADDEDDGPGDRRLLHDAGLILQQVMNR, encoded by the exons ATgccctcaccaccaccacagggGGCCAACtcgctcctcaacctcctgAACCCGTACGCGTCGGTCGCGCAGTCGTCGTACCCCCGCAGaggggacggcgaggacgcgccgcccgatAGCCCCagcgccgtgctgctgcgcgagctgcagcTCAACTCGGAcagcgaggagcgcgcgcgcagcccagCACtcagcccgacgccgacacccaGACGGCCAGTCCACGTGATCGCGACACCAAGCAgctcggaggacgagggcccgccgcgcagcttggTCTTCGGCGAGCCCGCAAGGGATAAGGGCAAGCGGAGGTCCGGGTCAGGCGGGCGTACCCCCAAGTCCCGCGAGCCGGACAGCcagcgcgtgctcgccccgcccacgaGGCCATGGGATGCCGCCCCTTCACATTCCCCGGGACCGTTCAGacggcggccaagctcggcatcgagctcgactcgcagTCGCCAGTCGTCGCGCCAGCGGCCAGAGAGCGCAGACGACAGCCtagcgacgccgtcgactgAGTCGCCTAGCCCGTCCGGTGCGCCGACAGTGTCAagcagcacgagcggcgacgaggccccGCTGCGATCGGCACGAaccccgccgctcgtgcgTGCCAGCCCGCCTACCCGCTCGCCGGCCAAGGCGCCCGAGGCAGAGGTTGCGGGGTATGctgtgccgacgacgggcgcgcgTAGGACAAAGGGACGCGGCCAGCATAAATACCACGAGGtgtcgacggccgaggacgggcggcgaggcgctggcgccgacggcccgAGTAAGAAGGCCGGGTTGAGCGATTACAACAAGGCCTTGTGGGGCTGGGTGAATGTCGTCAATCTTGACGTGTTTCTGCAAGAG GTATATGCGTACTACAAGGGCAAGGGGTTCTGGGCCATCCTGCTGGCACGAGTGCTCAACCTCAT GACGACAGGCTTCGTGATCAGCTTCGCGGCGTTCCTCTTCACTTGCATCGAGTGGAAGAAGCTGTTTGGATGGACGTCGCATAATGGCGAAGTTggccggctcgacgacgttcTCGTTGATCATTGTCTCCGGAA TGCCCCCTTCGCCAACGTCGTCCTCATTATCCTGATGGGATCGTTCTGGACCTTCCAGCTCGTCGGGTTTATCCGTTCCCTGCCCAGGCTGTTCGACCTGTGGAGGTTCTACACCTATCTCCTGGGCGTGCCAGAC GCCGATATCCAGACTCTGCCCTGGCCCGAGATTGTGCGCCTCATCGGCCTTATCAAGAAGGACAACCCTCTGCAATCTCTTTCCAATGGCCAGGCCAACGCGCTGGCAAATATGGcggtcgacacgccgccTTCCGTCAACGCGGTGCTGGACGCTCACGACATTGCCAA CCGTATCTTGCGACGAGAAAACTACCTCATCGCTCTCTTCAACAAagacctgctcgacctccGCGTCCGCATCCCCCTTCCCCAGGCGATTCTGGGCTGGCTCCCACCCTCATTCGTCATTGGCCAGGCGTATGAAGGGATCCCCATGACCAACGCCGGAGAGGGACAGCGCTTCCTCACGTTTGGCGGCAGCTCCCTcaccaaggcgctcgagtgGAACTTGCGATACTGCCTCATGGGCTTCTTGTTCCACCCGAATGGCCATGTGAGGTCCGAGGTGGTCCGCGGCAAGGACAGGCAGGAGCTCATCGAGAA ACTCAAAGTCCGCCTCTACTTCATGGGCTTCCTCAACCTCGTCTTCGCCCCGTTCATTGTCCTCTATCTCGTCGTCTACTCTTTCTTCCGCTACTTTGAAGAGTACCGCAACAACCCGTCGAGCATTGGCGGAAGGCAGTACACCCCGTATGCCGAGTGGAAGTTTAGGGAGTTCAACGAGCTGCCGCATCTGtttgagcgccgcgtcgaccagAGCTACGTCTTTGCCAAGGAGTACATCGACCAGTTCCCCAAGGAGCGAACGGCATTGATCATGAG GTTCGTTGCCTTTGTCGCGGGGTCTTTCGCTGCTGTACTCCTGTtctgctcgctgctcgaccCCGATCTCTTCCTCCACTTTGAGGTCACACCGCACAGAACAGTGCTCTTCTACCTCGGTATCTTCACCGTCGTCCTCACCGTGTCCCGCAGCATGGTCCCGGAGGAGAGGTTTGTCTTCGACCCGGAGCAGGCCAtgctcgacgtcgtgagGTTCACACACTATCTGCCAAACGAGTGGAAGGGCAACCTGCACAGTCAGAAG GTCCATGTCGAGTTTGGCAAGCTGTTCCAGCTCAAGGTCATGATCTttgtgcgcgagctcgcgtcCGTCATCCTCACGCCCTTCATCCTCTGGTTCTCCCTTCCCGACTGCTCGGCGGCTATTCTGGACTTCTTCCGCGAGTTCTCGATCCATGTCGACGGCATGGGCTATGTGTGCTCGTTTGCCGTATTCGACTTTCACCGCAACGGCAACCTCGGGCCAGAGGGAGCTGCGACAGCGGCAGGAccggcgtccgagtcgacaGTGCAagctcagcgccgccgtagccgccCTGGTGCCAAGCGCATCGCCTCGACCCCGGCCTACCTGCCGAACGACAACTCCAAGATGGAGCAGAGTATCTTGCACTTCAAGGCTACGCACCCGGACTGGGTGCCGTCAGACCCCAGTGCGTCAGTGAGACTGGACAGAatcgtcggcgccaaccCTGGAGTCGGCCACTCGCCCGTCCGGCATGCCCGACACCTCGCTGGGTCAATGTacgccggcgggcggggccTGGGACTTGGTCTGCACCTCAAGCAACAGCAGAACGCGGCCGCCTCCCAGATCTCCTCGCCTGGCATCGACGAATCGCGACAGGCTCCTGGTGCCAGGTGGTTTGcgcacagcggcggcgcgtcacACCTGGCGACCATGCGCGAGGCAatggccgagggcgatgacgacgaagaggacgacggtgAAGCCGAGGCGATGGGCTGGCACCGGCGTgtcgacgatgccgacgatgaggatgacGGTCCCGGCGACCGGCGCCTCCTCCACGACGCCGGGCTGATCCTGCAGCAGGTCATGAACCGCTGA
- the SBH1 gene encoding Protein transport protein Sec61 subunit beta yields MADTKRPSSPPAAPGAGSSSAFTVTRPPGANAVRRRAPAAPRPSSARAAGAGGSSNTMLKLYTDSGDAGLKVDPFVVIVLALSFIASIFFLHIAAKIVRAFTN; encoded by the exons ATG GCCGACACCAAGcgtccctcctcgcctcctgccgcgcctggcgccggctcgtcgtccgccttCACCGTCACGCGGCCCCCTGGCGCCAACGCGGTCCG ccgccgcgcccccgctgccccccgcccctcgtcggcccgcgcggccggcgccggagGCTCGAGCAACACCATGCTCAAGCTGTACACGGACTCTGGGGACGCCGGTCTCAAGGT CGACCCcttcgtcgtcatcgtcctgGCCCTCTCCTTCATCGCCTCCATCTTCTTCCTCCACATCGCCGCCAAGATTGTCCGCGCCTTCACCAACTAA
- the HYR1 gene encoding Glutathione peroxidase-like peroxiredoxin HYR1: MSDIYSYSVELPKRSIPLADYKSKSILFVNVASKCGLTPQYKDLQALQDKHADTLQIIGFPSNQFKAQEPGTDDEILNFCQVNYGVTFPIAKKGDVNGPDTQPIWKALKKDAGVDEIDWNFSKFLLTPDGKLTWFPARTTKVADVEAKL, translated from the exons ATGTCTGACATCTACTCCTACTcg GTCGAGCTGCCCAAGCGCTCCATCCCCCTCGCCGACTACAAGTCCAAGTCGATCCTCTTCGTCAACGTCGCGTCCAAGTGCGGCCTCACGCCCCAGTACAAGGACCTGCAGGCGCTGCAGGACAagcacgccgacacgctgcagATCATCGGCTTCCCCTCGAACCAGTTCAAGGCGCAGGAGCcgggcaccgacgacgagatcctCAACTTCTGCCAGGTCAACTATGGCGTTACTTTCCCCATcgccaagaagggcgacgTGAACGGCCCCGACACGCAGCCCATCTGGaaggcgctcaagaaggaTGCTGGCGTCGATGAGATTGactgg AACTTCTCCAAGttcctcctcacccccgacggcaagctcacCTGGTTCCCCGCGCGCACCACCAAGGTC gccgacgtcgaggccaagctctGA